CGGAGTTGGTTGGCCGGGCAAGGCGAGCGCGCCTACATCGACCTCAACGAGGTCGATGAGACGGCCGAGCTCGCCAGACTGCTGGTGCGGCTGACCGTGCACCAAGTGCTGCCGCAAATCCGGCCCGATATTGAAGCCTACCTGCGCTACAACCTCACCAAAGCCCTAGAGCAAGCAGCCGGCTACCGGCAGCTGACAGCCCTGCCCGGTATGGCTGCGATGTCCGAGCGAACGACCGAGCGCCTGGTCTCGCAGCTGTATGCGCTGTGCTACGAAGCGATCGAGGTGACCACCCAGGAGGACCCCACGGCCGAGCAAATCCTGCGCCGCCTGGGAGAGAACCTGCGCCAAGCCTACAGCTCGGAGATCCAAGCGCAGCAGACCCTGGAGCAGCTGCAGTCGCTGCTAGTTGACTTGCTAGAGGAGATCAAGATCAATTACGTGCGGCGGCTCTCGCAGCAGGATGTGGAAGAGCTGCTCGAGCAAACGCGCCAGCTGCGGCGCTTGAACGAGTCCGGCACTGGCGGGAACTAAGCCCTGACTGCGCGCTGATTGCGCTATACTGCAAGCGGTGCCCCTCCCAGAGGGCCGCTTCCCAATTTGGGCCGCTTGGAAAGTGGGTATAGCCCGCTTTTTTTTATTAGGTTTGATGAGCCACCCGCTCGTGCCGCAGCTGACAGCGCAAGCACGTCCCATCGCCCGCGAGCTGGGCCTGGAACTGGTTGAGGTTGCCTTCCAGCCCCACCAGAGCCCGCCGGTGGTGCACGTTGCGGTGCGCAACCCGCACGCCGATACGAGCTTGGATGACTGCGAGCGCATGAGCCGCGCGCTCGAAGCCCAACTCGATGCCGAAGAGCTCGTTCCGAGTGCCTATCTTTTGGAGGTCTCGAGTCCGGGGGTTCCCAAACAACTCACCACCGATCGCGAGTTTGCCTCGTTTAAGGGGTTTGCCGTGCGCGTGCGCACGAGCGAGCCCTACAAGGGCCGCCGGGAGTGGTGCGGCAACCTCCAGGGCCGGGACGCCGATACGCTCTATCTCAATCAAAAGGGCAAGCCCGTTCGCATTCCGCGCCGCGCGATCGCCGCGGTGATGCTTGACTCGCCCAGCTAGCGATCGCCCCATCCGCTGCTGTCTGTACTAGGAGGACGCCTCATGTCGCTGGTTAGCTTACCCGGGCTGCGCAAGATGATCGACGATGTCAGCGAGAGCCACAATCTCCCCGAGTCGGTCGTTCAGGAAGCGCTCCAGGAAGCCTTGCTCAAGGGCTACGAGCGCTACCGGCGCGCGCGCAACCTGGATCGCTACCGCTTTAGCGAGGATTACTTCGACAACTTCGAGGTCGAGCTCGACCCCGAGGCCGAAGGCTTCCGCGTCCTCGCCACCAAAGAAATCGTGGAGTCAGTCGAGGACAGCGACCACCAGATCGGTTTGCAAGAGGTGCAAGCGGTAGCCAGCGACGTGCAGCTGGGCGACTCGGTGGTCATCGACGTGACGCCCCAGCAGCAAGAGTTCGGTCGCATGGCCGCCATCCAAACCAAGCAAGTGCTGCTGCAAAAGCTGCGCGACCAGCAGCGCCGGATGGTGCAAGAAGAGTTCAGCGATTTGGAAGGCACCGTCCTGCCAGCGCGCGTGCTGCGCTTCGAGCGGCAGTCGGTCATCATGGCCGTGCGCAGCAGCTACAACCAACCCGAGGTCGAGGCTGAGCTCCCCCGGCGCGAGCAGCTGCCCAACGACAACTACCGCGCCAGCGCTACCTTCCGCGTCTTTTTGGATCGCGTGCGCGAAGGGCCCCACCGCGGCCCGCAGCTGATCGTCTCGCGCGCTGCTGCCGGGTTGGTGGCCTACCTGTTTGCCAACGAAGTGCCCGAGATCGAAGACGAAATCGTGCGCATTGTGGCGGTCTCGCGCGAGGCCAACCCCTCTGCCCGCCAGGCCGGCGCGCGGACTAAAATCGCGGTCGATACCCTCGAGAGCGATGTCGATCCGGTCGGGGCCTGCATCGGCGCCCGAGGCTCGCGCATTCAGGCCGTTGTCAATGAGCTGCGCGGCGAAAAAATTGATGTCATTCGCTGGTCCCCCGATCCGGCCACCTACATCACCAGCGCGCTCAGCCCGGCACAGCTCGATCGCGTCATCCTGCAAGATCCCGACCAGCGGCAGGCCCTGGTTTTGGTACCTGACGATCAGCTCAGTTTGGCCATCGGCAAAAACGGGCAGAACGTTCGCCTGGCCTCCCGCCTGACCGGCTGGAAGATCGACATTAAAAGCGCCACGGCCTTCGATAGCGAAGCCGACGCCTCGCAAGCGCCGGCAGCCACCCAAGCCGAGGCCGATACCAGCGACGATCGCGGCCCGGATGTCTTTTTAATGGATGAGCCGCCGGCCACCGGCGAAGCCATCCCGGAAGCGGCCGAAGGTGCCGAACTCGAATCCCACTCGGAGCGCTCCGACCGTTAGCATGGCCGAATCCTATCGGCGCTGCATTGGGTGCCGCCAGCTCGCGCCCAAATCGGCACTTTGGCGCATCGTCCGAACGCATCCCAGCGGCGAGGTGCGCTTGGATAGCGGCATGGGGCGCTCGGCCTACCTGTGCCCGCAGCGGCCGTGCCTGCAAGCGGCCCGCCGCAAAAAGCGGCTGGCGCGCGCGCTCAAAGCGCCCGTTCCCGAGCGCATCGACCGAGCGCTGGAGCAGCACCTGGCAGCGCGCGAAGCCACCGAGCAAAACCGCCGGCCAGCGCCCGATGGTGAGGATGCTTCGTTAGCATGAAAGGGGCCGCTTGGGCTGGGCCGCTCCCAATAGCGGGCGAGCCGGCCAGCACAAACGGGGACTGCAGGCATCAGGGACTGAGCGGATGACCGACGGCAAGATTCGCATTTACGAACTCTCGCGGGAGCTCAAGCTCAAAAACAAAGAGATCTTGCGCCTCTGCGAGGAGCTCGATATTGCGGTCAAAAGCCACAGCAGCACGATTACTGCCTCGCAAGCCGAGCAGATCCGGACGGCAGCCGGCCGGTTGCGCGCTAGCGATGGCGGTGCTGGCAGTCGGGGCAAGCCGTCCGGTACCAACCGCCGCCGCTCCGCTACCAACGGGCGCTCGGGCGCAAACCAGCAGCCAGGGAGCCAACAAGAGATCCTCGCCGTTCGCAAGCGCTCCCAGGCTGCTAGCGCAACGGCCGGTTCGGCCGAGGCCCAAGGCGGTCAGTCTCAGTCTCCTCAGCCTCCTCAATCTCCTCAGCCGCCGCAGGCCGCGCCCGAGCCGTCCAAAGCCCCTGCCGCCCAGTCTCCCCAAAAACCGGAGCTCGCCGGTCCGCCCAAGCCTGCCCAGCCGCAAGCGTCCCGTCCCCAACAAGCGGCTGCTCCCCCTAGCGAGACCACCGAAGCTGCAGCAAGCACGCAGCCAGCCGTCAAACCGGCCACACCACCGCAACCGCCGCCCCAACGCAACAAGCCCCAGCGGCCCGAGCGACCGCAATCGCCGCCGAGTGCCAAGACGAGCGAGCCCTCCAAGACCGAGCCGGCCGCCCGCCCGAGCGGCGAGCCCAGCACAACGCCCAAACCCAAGCGACCCGAGACGGCGGCGCCCAAACAAGACGAGCGGCCCGAGCGCCAGGCCGGCAAACCGCCCAAATCCGGACGCACCAAGCGACCCAAGCCCAAAGTCGAGGAGGACGAAGCGTCCCTCGACATGGCCCAGCTCGAGACGGAAACGGCCGAGCCAACCGAGTCCAGCGCTCCAGCACAATCGACCAGCGCGCGATCGCTGGAGCGGCCGTCCAGGCCCGGCTCGCAGGCCACCAAAGCACCGGCAACCAAAGCCCCCAGCCGGCCCAAAAAGCCCACCCGCAAGCCCAGCGCTGCCAAATCGCAAGCGCGGCAGCAGCAGCGCCGTCAGGAGCCGGCAGAACCGCAACTGCCCGATAAAGTCGTTCTGGAGCGCGAGCTCACGGTGCGCGAGCTTGCCGAGCGCTTGAATATCGCCGAAACCGATATTGTCAAGCAGCTGTTTTTCCAGGGGGTTGCAGCCAACGTCACCCAAACCCTCGATAGCGCCACTGCGCGCGCTGTCGCTGAAGAGCGCGGCGTCACCATCGAGACTCCCGAGCGCAGCTCGGCAGCGCAAAAAAGCGAGATGCTCGACAGCGAGGATCTCGAGTACTTGCAGTTGCGCCCGCCGGTGGTCACCGTCATGGGGCACGTCGACCACGGCAAGACCAGCTTGCTCGATGCCATTCGCCAAACCAAAGTGGTGGAGGGCGAAGCCGGCGGCATAACCCAGCACGTGGGGGCCTACCACGTCAATGTCGAGCAGGAAGGCGAGACCAAGCAGGTCGTTTTCCTCGACACCCCCGGCCACGAGGCCTTTACCGCCATGCGGGCGCGCGGCGCGCGCATCACCGATATTGCCGTGCTCGTGGTGGCCGCTGACGATGGCGTCAAGCCCCAAACCCAGGAGGCCGTCAGCCACGCCCAAGCAGCGGGGATCCCCATTGTGGTGGCGCTCAACAAGGTCGACAAACCCGAAGCCGATCCGGATCGGGTCAAGCAAGAGCTCACCGAGCTGGACCTCATCCCCGAAGAGTGGGGCGGCCAAACCGTGGTCGTTCCGGTAAGCGCAGTCCAGGGCGAGAACTTGGACTCGCTACTCGAGATGCTGCTGCTGGTGGCCGAGATTGAGGAGCTGAGCGCCAACCCGCAGCGGCCGGCCAAAGGCACGGTGATCGAAGCCCACCTGGATCGGGCCCGCGGTCCGGTCGCCACGCTGCTGGTGCAAAACGGGACCCTGCGCGTGGGGGATCCCATCGTTGCCGGTTGGGTGTTTGGCAAGGTCCGCGCCCTAACCGACGACCGCGGCGAGCGTGTTGAGGCGGCCTCGCCGTCTTTTGCCGTTGAGGTGCTGGGCCTGGGCGATGTCCCCTCGGCCGGGGACGAGTTCGAGGCCTTCCGCGACGAGCGAGCGGCGCGCGAGACGGCTGAGGAACGCAGCGAGCAGCAACGCGAGCGCCGGCTGCAGCAAGCCATGTCGCGCCGCGTGACGCTCAGCGGCCTCTCGACCCAGGCCCAACAAGGCGAGCTGAAAGAGCTCAACCTCGTCATCAAAACCGACGTCCAAGGGACAGTGGAAGCCATTTTGGGGGCGCTACAGCAGCTTCCGCAGAAGGAAGTGCAAGTCCGCGTCCTGCTGGCTGCCCCGTGCGAGATCAGCGAAGCCGATATCGATCTGGCCGCCGCGAGCGGGGCGATCGTGGTGGGCTTCAACACCTCGCTGGCAAGCGGTGCCCGCAATACTGCCGACCGGGAAGGCGTCGACATCCGCGAGTACGAGGTCATCTACAAGCTCGTCGACGACATTCAGGGCGCCATGGAGGGCTTGCTCGAGCCCGAGGAGGTCGAGCAGCCGCTGGGCGAAGCCGAGGTGCGAGCGGTGTTCCCGGTAGGCCGCGGCACGGTGGCGGGTTGCTACATCCGCTCGGGCCGCGTTGCGCGCAACCGCAACATCCGCGTGCGCCGCGGGGACGCGGTCATCTACGAGGGGAATCTCGATTCGCTCAAGCGCGTCCAAGACGACGTCAAGGAAGTCAGCGCCGGCTACGAGTGCGGCATTGGCGCGCACAAGTTCAACGACTGGCAGGAAGGCGACACCATCGAAGCCTACGAAATGGTGGTGCAGCGCCGAAGCTTGGCGGATAAAAAGCAGTAGGCTAGCCTGCCCGCGCTCGCCCGTGCCGCTCGAGTGCCTGGGCTATCCTGGAAGGCAGGAGCGCGCTCGCCGAGCGCTCGCACTGCAATGGAACGCAGGTAAGGCGCACAAAGTTGGGGGCTAGCGTGGGATGGGCGCGCTAGCAGCCGGGGCTGCCCCATTAGCTATTGCCTGCACGCAACCTCGGCAACCGCTCCGCAACGACGCGATTGAAGGGGGCGCCATGGCGGCCAACACGGCCATTGCCAACGCGATCGAGCGGCTGGACTATCGGGTAACGGTGGGCGATGTCGCCGCGCAAGCGGGGACCGACCTCGATCGCGCTCGGCGCGGGCTGCTCGAGCTGGCCTCAGAGGCCGGCGGCCACTTGCAAGTCGCTGAGTCGGGCGAGATTGCCTACACCTTCCCCCGCAACTTTCGCGCCATCCGACGCAACCAGTCGCTGCGCCTGCAACTGCAAGCGTGGTGGAACCAAGTCTGGGGCGTTCTGTTCTACCTCATTCGCATCTCGTTCGGCATCATGCTGCTGCTGTCCATCCTGCTGATGGTGCTGGCGATCGCAGCCATTGCCATGGGCCTGCGAGGCGGTGGCGACGACGAAGGCGGCGGCGACGGTCCCAGCATGGGGGGTGGGTTGGGCTTTCCCACGCCGCTGTTTTTGATCGGGCCCGATCCGTTCTGGATCTTTGCCCCCGATTGGGAAGAGCGGCGGCACCGCCAGCGCGAGCGCTCGACGCCAGGACGCGGCAGCAGCCGCATGAACTTTCTGGAAGCGGTTTTTTCGTTTTTGTTTGGCGATGGCAATCCCAATGCGGATCTAGAAGCCCGCCGCTGGCGCACCATCGCCGCCGTCATTCGCAACAACGGCGGGACCGCAGTGGCCGAGCAGGTGGCGCCCTATCTGGACGACATTGCTGCCGAAGACCGCGAGGATGAGGATTTCATGCTGCCGGTGCTGGCGCGCTTCAATGGCTACCCGGAGGTTTCGGAGGGCGGCAGCATCGTCTACTGCTTCCCTGACTTGCAGGTGACCGCCACCCAGCGCGATCGCGACCCCGTTCCGGCCTATCTCAAGGAACAGCCCTGGCGCTTTAGCGAAGCCGGGCGCGGCCAGCTTGTGGGGGCCATTGGCCTAGGCGGTCTCAACCTGGTGCTGGCGCTCATGCTGGGCTCGCTGCTGCAGGGCCCAAATGCGGCTGCCATCGCGCAGGCAGGAGGCTTTCTGGCTTTCATTCAGTCGATTTACGGCTTGCTGCTCGCCTACGCGATCAGCTTTTTGGCCGTCCCGCTGGGGCGCTACTACTGGATCCGGTGGCGCAACCGGTCCATCGAAGCCAACAACCAAATGCGCGCCCAGCGCGCCCAAGCGCTCAACCGGCCGGATGCGGCGCTGCGCCAGAAATTGACCTACGCCCGCCAGTTTGCCGACCGGCAGGTTCTGGCCGAGCAGGAGGCGATCTACACCAGCGATCGCGATTTGGCCGAACAAGAGAGCGAGCGCGCCGATCGCATCGACGAGGAGTGGCGGCGCCGGCTGGGCTCGGACTGGGATGCTTAGCTTGGGGCGGGAGTCGGTTGCTGCTGCAGCCGCTCGAGCACCTGCAAGAGCTCGCGCTCGAAGGTGACTTGGGCGCGGTTGGTTTTGCCGCCCACGTAGAGGCGATCGCCATCCTGCAGCGCCCACACCTGGGAGTGGGAAACGTAGCTCATGACCACGCCCACCATCAGCAGGCCAAACCCGGCGTAAACTAGCGGCACGCCCGGATCGGCTTTGATTTGCAACCCCGTACTGCCGATGAGGTCGCGCACGTGCAGGGTCACCCCATCCACCTCGGCCGCCATGCCGGGGCGCACGGCACTGGTGAGTTGACCGTCCGTGTCGTAGACCAGCAGCGTGCCTTGCAGGTCGCGCGCCAGCAGCGAAATGCCAGCACTCAGATCGGGCTCGACCGGGACCCAGGTGCCCCAGAGCTGGCCCTCATCCGCTGACTCCAGCGGCTTCATGGGGAGCTCGAACACCGGACTGTCGTCCAGGCGTAGCTTGACGGCGTGGATGTCCCAATCGGTTTGATAGACGGTCACCCCGTCGTAGCGGAAGGGCTCGTTGACCCGGATGGTTTGGCGCTTTTGCACCTGGCCCTGCGCGTCGACTGCCGAGAGGTCCGAGTAGAACTGCTCGATCTCGCCGCTGCTGCGATAGTCGATCCAAAAGCGGTTGACTTTCAGCGCCCAATCCTGCGGAATTTGACTGCGTGCCAGCGGCCCAGCTTCAATGATGTTGCGCACCTGGGCCGTCTCACCGCTGGGGATCATCTGCTGGGCCGTGAACCCGGCCAAGCCTCCCCAAATCGCGCCAGCCAAGATCAGCAGCATGCTGGCATGCACCACGATGGGGCCGATGCGCCCCATCAATCCCTTGCGGGCGTAGAGGGCATCGCCGTCCCGGTGCACCTGGTAGCGGCGCTGGCGCAGCAGTGGCTCCAGCTCGGTTAGGGACCGGCCGAGCAGCTCGTCGCTGAGCGCCAGCTTGCGAAACTGCTGCGGCTTGCGGTAGAAGCGCCAGCGCCGCGCTGCTTTGAGCGCCGGCAGCTGGCGGGTGAAGGTGCAAGCCGCCAGGCTGGCCCCCAGCAGCACCAGCAGCGCCAAAAACCACCAGGCGCTATAGACGCGATCCAGCCCCAGCAAGGGGATGGCCTCGCCCACTGGGACGTCCAGCCCGGGGAGCTCGCCCGGGTATTGCCGCCGGTAAAACGCTGGCGATCGCCCTTGCTCGATCAGCGTGCCGCTAATGCTGGCTGCCGCAATGGCTAGCAGCAATCCGATGGCTAGGCGCAGGTTGGCGGTGCACCGGACCAGCTCGCGGGCGACGGCGGTCAGCGCTGGCTGCGGTTCAGGGGGAGAGCTCACCATGCCCGTTTGCTAGAGCGCGCCAACCGGAACGCGGGCGAGTAGCGAAAACGCCCCAAACCCAACGAGTAAAGCCCCACTCGCCGGGGCAATCCAGCCCGACCAGCGGCGCAACGCAAGCAACCGCTTGAGCGTGGCGGTAAACGTCCCGGCGACAACCAGCGGCAAGACGTAGCCGGCGGTGTAGGCAAACAGCAAAGCGCCGCCCAAAACCCAGTCTTGAGTGGAGGCCACCCAAGCCAGTAGCGTCGCCAGCACGGGCGTGCTGCAAGGGGAGGCAACCAAGCCAAACGTCAGGCCCAGCGCGTACGCGCGCACACCATGGGGCCAATCTTGCCCGATGGGCACGTTCGCCCCCAATGATGGCAAGCGCAGCGGAACCAACTCGAGCAAGTTTAGCCCCATGAGGATGGCCACCAAGCTCACCAAAACGGGCAAGCCCACGCCAATTTGCCCGTAGACGCGCCCTACGGTGGCAGCCAGTATGCCCAGCGCTGCCAGCGTGCTTGCCAGCCCCAACGCGAACCAGGCCGATTGGACGAGGGCCTGCCGGCGCCCGCTGGCCTCGTACCCGCCAATGTAGCCTACCGTGACGGGCAGCATGGACAGCATGCAGGGCGTCAGGCTCGTGAGCAAGCCGGCACTAAAGATCGCCGCAACGCTCAAGGCATTGAGCTCGGCTAGCTGGGCGGAGACGAGCGCATCGGCAAACTGTTGCAATTGGTACAACCGCAGCTGGAGCGTCTCGAGCATGGCGCGCTTAAAAGCCGGCGTGTGGGCATTCTAGCTTATCGCCTTGGCTCCGCTGGTTGCTGTCGCTGCGCCGCTCCCCTAGGCGGCAGTTGAACCTCGAGCTGTCCTCCGGCAGTCGCAGTCACCTCCCCGCCCAGGCGCTCGATGGCGCGGATGGCGCGCTGGCGCGTGGCCCCATCGGGCGCACGCCGCAAAATGCCCGCCCAGGCGTTGGCGCGCTCGCGATCACCGATGGGGTGGGTGCGCAAAAACCGGGCCGTATCGCGCGCACTGCGGGCGAGCTGGTGCATCTGGGCGCTATCGTGCTGCTGCGCGCAGCGGGCGGCGTTGCGGTAGGAGCGCGCGGCCGCTTGCTGGCCGGGCAGAAACAGCATTTGGTCC
This genomic stretch from Cyanobacteria bacterium QS_8_64_29 harbors:
- a CDS encoding translation initiation factor IF-2, producing the protein MTDGKIRIYELSRELKLKNKEILRLCEELDIAVKSHSSTITASQAEQIRTAAGRLRASDGGAGSRGKPSGTNRRRSATNGRSGANQQPGSQQEILAVRKRSQAASATAGSAEAQGGQSQSPQPPQSPQPPQAAPEPSKAPAAQSPQKPELAGPPKPAQPQASRPQQAAAPPSETTEAAASTQPAVKPATPPQPPPQRNKPQRPERPQSPPSAKTSEPSKTEPAARPSGEPSTTPKPKRPETAAPKQDERPERQAGKPPKSGRTKRPKPKVEEDEASLDMAQLETETAEPTESSAPAQSTSARSLERPSRPGSQATKAPATKAPSRPKKPTRKPSAAKSQARQQQRRQEPAEPQLPDKVVLERELTVRELAERLNIAETDIVKQLFFQGVAANVTQTLDSATARAVAEERGVTIETPERSSAAQKSEMLDSEDLEYLQLRPPVVTVMGHVDHGKTSLLDAIRQTKVVEGEAGGITQHVGAYHVNVEQEGETKQVVFLDTPGHEAFTAMRARGARITDIAVLVVAADDGVKPQTQEAVSHAQAAGIPIVVALNKVDKPEADPDRVKQELTELDLIPEEWGGQTVVVPVSAVQGENLDSLLEMLLLVAEIEELSANPQRPAKGTVIEAHLDRARGPVATLLVQNGTLRVGDPIVAGWVFGKVRALTDDRGERVEAASPSFAVEVLGLGDVPSAGDEFEAFRDERAARETAEERSEQQRERRLQQAMSRRVTLSGLSTQAQQGELKELNLVIKTDVQGTVEAILGALQQLPQKEVQVRVLLAAPCEISEADIDLAAASGAIVVGFNTSLASGARNTADREGVDIREYEVIYKLVDDIQGAMEGLLEPEEVEQPLGEAEVRAVFPVGRGTVAGCYIRSGRVARNRNIRVRRGDAVIYEGNLDSLKRVQDDVKEVSAGYECGIGAHKFNDWQEGDTIEAYEMVVQRRSLADKKQ
- a CDS encoding cytochrome C biogenesis protein, with product MLETLQLRLYQLQQFADALVSAQLAELNALSVAAIFSAGLLTSLTPCMLSMLPVTVGYIGGYEASGRRQALVQSAWFALGLASTLAALGILAATVGRVYGQIGVGLPVLVSLVAILMGLNLLELVPLRLPSLGANVPIGQDWPHGVRAYALGLTFGLVASPCSTPVLATLLAWVASTQDWVLGGALLFAYTAGYVLPLVVAGTFTATLKRLLALRRWSGWIAPASGALLVGFGAFSLLARVPVGAL
- a CDS encoding cytochrome C biogenesis protein CcsB, giving the protein MVSSPPEPQPALTAVARELVRCTANLRLAIGLLLAIAAASISGTLIEQGRSPAFYRRQYPGELPGLDVPVGEAIPLLGLDRVYSAWWFLALLVLLGASLAACTFTRQLPALKAARRWRFYRKPQQFRKLALSDELLGRSLTELEPLLRQRRYQVHRDGDALYARKGLMGRIGPIVVHASMLLILAGAIWGGLAGFTAQQMIPSGETAQVRNIIEAGPLARSQIPQDWALKVNRFWIDYRSSGEIEQFYSDLSAVDAQGQVQKRQTIRVNEPFRYDGVTVYQTDWDIHAVKLRLDDSPVFELPMKPLESADEGQLWGTWVPVEPDLSAGISLLARDLQGTLLVYDTDGQLTSAVRPGMAAEVDGVTLHVRDLIGSTGLQIKADPGVPLVYAGFGLLMVGVVMSYVSHSQVWALQDGDRLYVGGKTNRAQVTFERELLQVLERLQQQPTPAPS
- a CDS encoding ribosome maturation factor RimP, encoding MSHPLVPQLTAQARPIARELGLELVEVAFQPHQSPPVVHVAVRNPHADTSLDDCERMSRALEAQLDAEELVPSAYLLEVSSPGVPKQLTTDREFASFKGFAVRVRTSEPYKGRREWCGNLQGRDADTLYLNQKGKPVRIPRRAIAAVMLDSPS
- the nusA gene encoding transcription termination/antitermination protein NusA (modifies transcription through interactions with RNA polymerase affecting elongation, readthrough, termination, and antitermination), whose translation is MSLVSLPGLRKMIDDVSESHNLPESVVQEALQEALLKGYERYRRARNLDRYRFSEDYFDNFEVELDPEAEGFRVLATKEIVESVEDSDHQIGLQEVQAVASDVQLGDSVVIDVTPQQQEFGRMAAIQTKQVLLQKLRDQQRRMVQEEFSDLEGTVLPARVLRFERQSVIMAVRSSYNQPEVEAELPRREQLPNDNYRASATFRVFLDRVREGPHRGPQLIVSRAAAGLVAYLFANEVPEIEDEIVRIVAVSREANPSARQAGARTKIAVDTLESDVDPVGACIGARGSRIQAVVNELRGEKIDVIRWSPDPATYITSALSPAQLDRVILQDPDQRQALVLVPDDQLSLAIGKNGQNVRLASRLTGWKIDIKSATAFDSEADASQAPAATQAEADTSDDRGPDVFLMDEPPATGEAIPEAAEGAELESHSERSDR
- a CDS encoding DUF448 domain-containing protein, encoding MAESYRRCIGCRQLAPKSALWRIVRTHPSGEVRLDSGMGRSAYLCPQRPCLQAARRKKRLARALKAPVPERIDRALEQHLAAREATEQNRRPAPDGEDASLA